The Archocentrus centrarchus isolate MPI-CPG fArcCen1 chromosome 1, fArcCen1, whole genome shotgun sequence genome includes the window CAGGCTGTCTCGTTACCGATTGCTGTTATTAGCATTGTAGCTAAAGCTGATTGACCGGGTGCGGTGTGGCTGCGTCTCACAGTCCAAACTTTAGTCAACaatcatcacacagctgctgaaagCGCAGATACGAGCGGATCAGAGCTATAACTCACAAACTTAAAACACAGAGTTTAAAACACGCATTTTGTCTCTTCGCAGAATGAAGACCATTCTCAGCAGCCAGACTGTCGACCTCCCCGACAATGGTAAGAAGCAGTTCTCCACAGAGACCTGTGTTATGACCTGTTTCAAGTGTGGTTTCTtacctttttctctctctgtgtggcagTCGAGGTGAGGCTAAAGGGCCGAACAGTGACCGTCAAAGGCCCCCGTGGCAGGCTCACCAGGGAGTTCAACCACATCAACCTGGAGCTCAGCCTGCTGGGCAAGAAACAGAAGAAGGTATGAAAGGGCCAGAATGATACTCAGTTCATCCCCACGCTTTGGTCACTGTAGGGCATCACATATATTTGACATTAAGAGTGCAATGAAAATTTTACTATATAATTTCAGATTAAATAGGGGTTTCTAGTTTTTACTGCCAGGAAAGACTGAAAACTGCTCCAAACTATAACTGGACTCAttgcagagtttgaaaataCCCCAATCTTGTTGACCTTCTTAAAGATtaaattcttatttattttcttaagcTAGTAGTAATCCCAAAGCCAGTTTTGTGCTTCATCTAAATAGAGCACTTTAAATAGATTTCATGTTGGGATGAATGTTTTTACCTGTCAGATTTGGGCCTGTTACCCAGGGTATGGGTGTAAACGCCTCAGTTACTGCCACAAAGTGAATGTGATCATATTTGGTGGTCTGCGGGGCCAGTGTCTTGGTATGCCTGTAGGCTGATTGCTTTAACACCAGTTTTGTGGAAGTGATTTGAGCTGCTGTGCTTTCTTCCTCAGCTTCGTGTGGATAAATGGTGGGGAAACAGGAAGGAGCTGGCCACAGTCCGCACCATCTGCAGCCATGTCCAGAACATGATCAAGGGAGTCACTTTGGTGAGAGCTCCGATCTGCTTGTTTCAATTAGTTCACTTATAAACGCTGTGCCCAGCCTCAGTGATGGGGTTATGGTGTTCTGTAGTGTTAAGCTGTGTAGTTTGGGCCTGTCTATTGTTAAAGCATCCACTTTGTTTCCTTTGTCAGTCCAACTCAGTGCCTCTCCCTCTTTTGTGCGACTGCAGGGTTTCAGATACAAAATGCGTTCCGTGTACGCCCATTTCCCCATCAACGTGGTCATCCAGGAGAGCGGCACCCTGGTGGAGATCAGGAACTTCCTGGGAGAGAAGTACATTCGCCGTGTCCGAATGAGGCCTGGTGAGTCTGCGTCACATCGTGGAAATGTTTGAGAATGGCACACGTAAGATCCTAAAGTCCTCTGAGATGTGGCATAAATTTAAGCTTTGTCAGTAGAGGTGGGAAATATGGATGACTTCATAATAGATTTGCAGTTATTTAGACAAAAATTATGTGACAGAATGACTTAAGATTGAATGGACTGCAGTGAACTTGTCAATTTAGTTTTCAAAATGCCTGAAAAATGTTTAAAGGatgataaaaatgtgttttcatgatCTTTGTTTCATCGATATAAACTGAGGAAGGTGCTGTCTTTGTGGAATCAGTGCAAAGATTTGTGATGCAGTCTGTGGAGTTGCACTCAGCCAGTTTACACATCCACTTCTGTCCTGTCAGATTTTAAGATCTCGAGCTTTCCTCGTTTTGGTGACGTATCTGAGGCTGCGTACACATCTCAGATTATTTGGTGTTTCTAGAGAAGCAAAtgtttccttttccttcctTGATCCTGTTTCAACTACAGACTGGgaacaggatttaaaaaaaaaaaaaaaagttaatttaacTGACTGACCTGACGGTGCTTTTTAAATTCTTCTGTGTGGTGGCTGTGGGCAGATTTTAGGGTTGTCGGTTTGCTCTCAGAACCTGCCACCCACATGTTGAGGTGccttaaaacaaaatattacaaaCTCATCACCTGTATGTataaatttgtcttttttttttcttcttcttcttcttccaggcGTGCTGTGTGCAGTCTCAGCCTCACAGAAGGACGAGCTGGTCCTGGAGGGTAACGACATTGAGCTGGTGTCCAACTCTGGTACGTCTGTTTCCGGTTTCCTCTACAGCTCTCCTACATGTTAAAGAAATGATAACATTATATCCAGCTCGAGCCCAAACTCTGCTCCAGCACCGATGATGCGAGTTGTCATTATTTCATGCACAGCATTCCTGAAACTCATTCAGTGCCACCTTGAAGCTTAGTGTACATGACTGAGTAAAATATTAGGATGTCTGTTGGTGATGTGATAGAAAACTGTTGAGTCTAGACAGGTGTTGCACTTCATCTACAGACTCTACATCCAGTTGGACATCAGTCCAGCTCTTAACCCTGTTAAATCCAGTTTTTATGTCAAGTCCCTCACCTTCCTCCATGCCTGAGAATGGTTTATCCCCCTGAGCTATTAGTTTATCACATGCTGCTGATGTTGTACAGCACAAGATGAAGTTTCCACTTATCTAAAGCTCTGCTGTTCTCATTGCTGAGGTGGAGTAACGGTTCTATTGAACAAAAACTCCATCTGTCCACCTCagttgtgatttttatttttgccaagTCTGGATGTTCTCCAGAATCTGTATTTTTACAGCTCTTGTCCACATTACTGTTTGTCGTAGGACAGTgacacttttttgttgttgttgttgtttggctcCAGGCTCCTGCACGCAGGGCTTTCAGTTACACAGCCATGATGATAAAACAGCCATAAAAATAAAGCCCAAGCAGTGTAGTGGCTGGTCACCTGACCTTAATCCAGTCAAGCCTGTATTCACTGTATTTAATTTCCTGAAAATTAGTTTAGTTTAAAAGCAAAAAGCTGCTGCAGATGAATGTGGCTGCTGCACGGCCCTGATAGAGTTTTACAGGAAAAGACACTACTGGACTGTATTTGGAAATCAGTTAATTGCATCTTCAGGATCTGACAGAATcccattaaagctgcttttagGCTCGTCTCCGTCCTCCTGGGAAACATTTTTGATAAATGCCTTTTTAATGTACCTGAGGATGAGATGGCTTTATACCTTTTGACTAGTTTTACCGTACATGTTACAACCTAAACAGTAAAATTAAATGGGAGGGGCTAAACAATGTTTATTAATTCACAGCTAGACCTGCATGTATAAGCAGGGTGGTGTGGCATCTGCAACCAGACTTGGATGACCCAGATgcttaataaatacattaaagctGAAACTTTAACTTAATGGTGCCAAAACGGCAGCAAATCGTATGACACAGACCTTCCTGAGTCCTGTATCTCCTGTTATGTAATCAGTTTGTGATGTGCTGCTCTCTGTTCCAGCTGCTCTGATCCAGCAGGCCACAACCGTCAAAAATAAGGATATCAGAAAGTTCTTGGACGGCATTTACGTGTCTGAGAAGGGAACAGTCTTGGAACCGGAACAGTGAAAGTTACACCTGCACTCAGAGGTTAGACGATACCGTCGTCCTGTCCTGCAGGGACAGAcatgttttctttctcactgCTGGTTGTTCCTTCTCTTTCAGATCTTTTTACCCAATGCTCGCCTGCTCTGCTCTATTAAAATGTTTGACATCAAGCTAATTGCTGGACATTTTCACACATCTGCCTCCATAAATTAATCTAGTCATAAGAAGGCAAAACTGCTCCTCACATGCAGATTAATGTGGAAAAATCTGATTAGGCTTTTATCAGTTTTGGACAGTTTTACGTTGTTAACAGCTGTAGTGGATATGAACTGTCATCCCCTGTGTGTCCTTTGTGTGGCTGCTTTTGTCTGCATGAGTGTTTACCACAGCATGCATCTTCACTCCTAAAGCTGCCcagtctttttttgtgtgtgtgcgcatgtgagACAGTGAAGTAACCTTTTCATTTAAACTTCCTGCTTTGTTGATCACATCTGTCCTCACACTCAGCTCCTGTGTTTGTTTATAGGGGCTCTGATTCTGCAGGCCACCACAGTCAGAAAGGAGGACATCAGGAAGTCACTGGATGTTTCCTCTACATCATCTGGATCTGGTATCTGAGCGAATTCTCTGTTAAGGCCAATAAATCTCCATTGTTTTCCACTTACTCctgtctctgcttctctttATT containing:
- the rpl9 gene encoding large ribosomal subunit protein uL6; amino-acid sequence: MKTILSSQTVDLPDNVEVRLKGRTVTVKGPRGRLTREFNHINLELSLLGKKQKKLRVDKWWGNRKELATVRTICSHVQNMIKGVTLGFRYKMRSVYAHFPINVVIQESGTLVEIRNFLGEKYIRRVRMRPGVLCAVSASQKDELVLEGNDIELVSNSAALIQQATTVKNKDIRKFLDGIYVSEKGTVLEPEQ